A portion of the Candidatus Dadabacteria bacterium genome contains these proteins:
- a CDS encoding uracil-DNA glycosylase, with amino-acid sequence MSSSEFYETARALENYLRFCKEIGIEELPAGFAAGGTEIADTERNGTVLLSDRRKSRDSSAVKTLSEIREELGDCTRCRLCETRKSIVFGEGNPKARLVFVGEGPGRDEDIQGRPFVGRAGQLLTKIIRAMKLERKDVYICNVVKCRPPGNRNPQPDEVASCEPFLMKQIESINPEVIVSLGSVATGLMLKLKNFKMGQLRGTFHQYGDSKLMITYHPAALLRNPSLKKPVWEDMKLVMKELGIPVSG; translated from the coding sequence ATGAGTTCCAGTGAATTTTACGAGACGGCGCGGGCGCTTGAGAACTATCTTCGGTTCTGCAAGGAGATCGGGATAGAGGAGTTGCCGGCTGGGTTTGCCGCTGGAGGCACCGAAATAGCGGATACGGAGAGAAACGGAACCGTTCTTTTAAGTGATCGCAGAAAATCGAGGGATTCATCTGCGGTCAAGACGCTTTCCGAGATAAGAGAGGAACTAGGGGACTGCACGAGGTGCCGTCTCTGCGAGACCAGAAAGAGCATAGTGTTCGGTGAGGGGAATCCCAAGGCAAGGCTCGTGTTTGTCGGTGAAGGTCCCGGAAGGGACGAAGACATTCAGGGAAGGCCCTTTGTCGGAAGGGCGGGACAGTTGCTTACGAAGATAATCCGGGCGATGAAGCTTGAGAGAAAGGACGTGTACATATGCAACGTTGTGAAGTGCCGTCCTCCGGGGAACAGGAACCCGCAACCGGACGAAGTGGCAAGCTGCGAGCCTTTTCTTATGAAACAGATAGAAAGCATAAACCCCGAGGTAATAGTTTCTCTCGGAAGCGTCGCTACCGGATTGATGCTCAAGCTTAAGAACTTCAAGATGGGGCAGTTAAGAGGCACTTTTCACCAGTACGGGGACTCAAAGCTTATGATTACGTACCACCCAGCCGCGCTTCTGCGAAACCCGTCTCTTAAAAAACCCGTCTGGGAAGACATGAAGCTTGTGATGAAGGAACTTGGGATACCTGTCAGCGGGTGA